A genomic stretch from Amycolatopsis sp. 195334CR includes:
- a CDS encoding Cmx/CmrA family chloramphenicol efflux MFS transporter, translating into MPIAVYVLALSIFALGTSEFMLSGLLPPIAADLGVSIPDAGLLISAFAVGMLVAAPLLAAATLRLPHKLTLLGMLAVFLLGNLAGAVSPGYGLLFASRVVSAAAAAGFWAVAAVTTVAMVPERRRGRALAVMAGGLTVANVLGVPAGTWLGQLAGWRSAFWAVAALTAVAMIGVLLLVPAVRPSAERPSLRGELRSYRDPELWLAFGITSASTAMAMATFSYLAPLLTEVSGLPVDWLPAVLGLYGVGAVIGITLGGRFADVHPLRTLAGGFGAAVVVFAALAVAGTSVPVAVAAAFLLGLTSFVTNPALNVRVFALASSAPTLAGASNVSAFNVGIVLAPWLGGLIIDAGLGYLSVTWVSIALGVLALGGVALASRMRQRVLVSIG; encoded by the coding sequence ATGCCGATCGCCGTCTACGTGCTGGCGCTGAGCATCTTCGCGCTCGGCACCTCGGAGTTCATGCTCTCCGGGCTGCTGCCGCCGATCGCCGCCGATCTCGGCGTGAGCATCCCGGACGCCGGGCTGCTGATCTCCGCGTTCGCGGTGGGCATGCTGGTCGCCGCGCCGCTGCTGGCCGCGGCCACGCTCCGGCTGCCGCACAAGCTCACCCTGCTCGGCATGCTCGCGGTGTTCCTGCTGGGCAACCTGGCCGGCGCGGTCTCCCCCGGCTACGGCCTGCTGTTCGCCTCGCGGGTGGTCAGCGCCGCGGCGGCGGCCGGGTTCTGGGCGGTCGCCGCGGTGACCACCGTGGCGATGGTGCCCGAGCGGCGGCGCGGCCGGGCGCTGGCGGTGATGGCGGGCGGGCTGACCGTGGCCAACGTGCTGGGCGTGCCGGCGGGCACCTGGCTGGGCCAGCTCGCGGGCTGGCGCTCGGCGTTCTGGGCGGTGGCGGCGCTGACCGCGGTGGCGATGATCGGTGTGCTGCTGCTGGTGCCCGCGGTCCGGCCGTCCGCCGAACGCCCGAGCCTGCGCGGTGAACTGCGCTCGTACCGCGATCCCGAGCTGTGGCTGGCTTTCGGCATCACCTCGGCCAGCACCGCGATGGCGATGGCCACCTTCAGCTACCTGGCGCCACTGCTCACCGAGGTGAGCGGGCTGCCGGTGGACTGGCTGCCCGCGGTGCTCGGCCTGTACGGCGTCGGCGCGGTCATCGGCATCACCCTGGGCGGGCGGTTCGCCGACGTCCATCCACTGAGGACACTCGCGGGCGGGTTCGGCGCGGCGGTGGTGGTGTTCGCCGCGCTCGCGGTCGCCGGTACCTCGGTGCCGGTGGCGGTGGCCGCCGCGTTCCTGCTGGGATTGACCAGTTTTGTCACCAATCCCGCGCTCAACGTCCGGGTGTTCGCGCTGGCGTCCTCGGCACCGACGCTGGCCGGGGCGAGCAACGTGTCCGCGTTCAACGTGGGCATCGTGCTGGCGCCGTGGCTGGGCGGGCTGATCATCGACGCCGGGCTGGGTTATCTCAGCGTCACCTGGGTGAGCATCGCGCTCGGTGTGCTGGCCCTCGGCGGGGTCGCCCTCGCTTCCCGTATGCGGCAACGAGTTCTGGTATCGATCGGATGA
- a CDS encoding RNA polymerase sigma factor: MTEAGWPRETLVVAAQGGDPEAIAALVSGSHPHVQRFARSLCASPEDAEDSAQEALIILYRKIGTLRASGALASWMFRIVRNECLRRARRAWRGDDLVRAGAMDSAEDDVLRGLEAQRVAAAIAELPADQRRVLIMRDIQGYPGRAVADALGLSTAAMKSRLHRARATVRELLLLRLDDH; this comes from the coding sequence ATGACCGAGGCAGGCTGGCCACGGGAAACCCTGGTCGTCGCCGCGCAGGGCGGGGATCCGGAGGCGATCGCCGCCCTGGTCTCCGGTTCGCACCCGCACGTGCAGCGCTTCGCGCGTTCGCTGTGCGCGTCGCCGGAGGACGCGGAGGACTCGGCGCAGGAGGCGCTGATCATCCTGTACCGCAAGATCGGCACGCTGCGGGCGTCCGGGGCGCTTGCGTCGTGGATGTTCCGGATCGTGCGCAACGAGTGCCTCCGCCGGGCGCGCCGGGCGTGGCGCGGCGACGACCTGGTCCGGGCCGGGGCGATGGATTCGGCGGAGGACGACGTCCTGCGCGGGCTGGAGGCGCAACGGGTGGCCGCGGCGATCGCCGAGCTGCCCGCCGACCAGCGGCGCGTGCTGATCATGCGGGACATCCAGGGTTATCCCGGCCGGGCCGTCGCCGACGCGCTCGGCCTGAGCACTGCGGCGATGAAGTCCCGGCTCCACCGGGCCAGGGCCACGGTCCGCGAACTGCTGCTGCTCCGGCTCGACGACCACTAG
- the fabI gene encoding enoyl-ACP reductase FabI: MTGLLEGKRLLITGVITDGSIAFHAAKVAQEQGAKVVLTGFGRMSLVERIAKRLPEPAPVIELDVQDNEHLATLADRVREHVDGLDGVLHSIGFAPQTCLGAPFLDAPREDVSVAVEVSAYSFKSLTAAVLPLLGEGSSVVGMDFDARVAWPAYNWMGVAKAALESVNRYLARDLGPKGIRVNLVSAGPVKTMAAKSIPGFGELEDSWGERAPLGWNTEDPTPVAKSICAVLSDWLPATTGSMIMVDGGVHALGL, from the coding sequence GTGACCGGACTGCTCGAAGGCAAGCGCCTGCTGATCACCGGGGTGATCACCGACGGCTCGATCGCCTTCCACGCCGCGAAGGTGGCGCAGGAGCAGGGCGCGAAGGTGGTGCTCACCGGGTTCGGGCGGATGTCGCTGGTCGAGCGCATCGCCAAGCGCCTGCCCGAGCCCGCGCCGGTGATCGAGCTGGACGTGCAGGACAACGAGCACCTGGCCACCCTGGCCGACCGGGTCCGCGAGCACGTCGACGGGCTGGACGGGGTGCTGCACTCGATCGGGTTCGCGCCGCAGACCTGCCTGGGCGCGCCGTTCCTGGACGCCCCGCGCGAGGACGTCTCGGTGGCGGTGGAGGTCTCGGCGTACTCGTTCAAGTCGCTGACCGCCGCGGTGCTGCCGCTGCTCGGCGAGGGTTCGTCGGTGGTCGGCATGGACTTCGACGCGCGCGTGGCGTGGCCCGCCTACAACTGGATGGGCGTGGCGAAGGCGGCGCTGGAGTCGGTCAACCGCTACCTGGCGCGGGACCTGGGGCCGAAGGGCATCCGGGTGAACCTGGTCTCGGCCGGTCCGGTGAAGACCATGGCGGCGAAGTCGATCCCGGGCTTCGGCGAGCTGGAGGACTCGTGGGGCGAGCGCGCCCCGCTCGGCTGGAACACCGAGGACCCGACGCCGGTGGCGAAGTCCATCTGCGCGGTGCTCTCGGACTGGCTGCCGGCCACCACCGGCTCGATGATCATGGTCGACGGCGGCGTGCACGCACTGGGCCTCTGA
- a CDS encoding response regulator transcription factor, whose protein sequence is MRVLLVEDDDGMADALAESLDARGHVVTRAACGADALDRHAGADLLLLDLGLPDTDGLEVLHRIRQVSAVPVVVLTARDDERSVVQGLRLGADDYLTKPVRLAELLARIDAVLRRAREGAGPEVVLVADVEIDLAARRVRAGGAEVTLTTKEFALLAVLAGHRGTAVSRQQLMDEVWGDASLAVSRSLDVHLTQVRAKLDRPGLLTTIRGFGYRLGD, encoded by the coding sequence GTGCGTGTGCTGCTCGTCGAAGACGACGACGGGATGGCCGACGCCCTGGCCGAGTCGCTCGACGCCCGCGGGCACGTGGTGACCAGGGCCGCGTGCGGTGCCGACGCGCTCGACCGGCACGCCGGCGCCGACCTGTTGCTGCTGGACCTCGGCCTGCCGGACACCGACGGGCTGGAGGTGCTGCACCGGATCCGCCAGGTCTCCGCGGTCCCGGTGGTGGTGCTCACCGCCCGTGACGACGAGCGGTCCGTGGTCCAGGGCCTGCGCCTCGGCGCGGACGACTACCTCACCAAGCCCGTGCGGCTCGCCGAACTGCTCGCGCGCATCGACGCGGTGCTCCGGCGGGCCCGCGAGGGTGCCGGGCCGGAGGTGGTCCTGGTCGCCGACGTGGAGATCGACCTGGCCGCGCGGCGGGTGCGGGCGGGCGGTGCCGAGGTCACGCTGACCACGAAGGAGTTCGCCCTGCTGGCCGTGCTCGCCGGGCACCGGGGCACGGCGGTCAGCCGCCAGCAGCTGATGGACGAGGTGTGGGGCGACGCCAGCCTCGCCGTGTCGCGTTCGCTCGACGTGCACCTGACCCAGGTGCGCGCGAAGCTCGACCGGCCCGGCCTGCTCACCACCATCCGCGGCTTCGGCTACCGGCTCGGGGACTGA
- a CDS encoding peroxiredoxin has product MLETGTTVPDLALEDTAGRPVDLADYRGADHVLLYFARSTTCPVCNLHLKDLTGRAAELADAGVRLLVVVPEGRAEAAAWQAKRALPFPVVTGRRGSPHEAVGLVRKVFGALQQSGSLLIDRDGVIRHAHAATMPVNSYDRKGITQALSRLG; this is encoded by the coding sequence GTGCTCGAAACCGGAACCACCGTGCCCGACCTCGCGCTGGAAGACACCGCCGGACGGCCGGTCGACCTCGCGGACTACCGGGGCGCGGACCACGTGCTGCTCTACTTCGCGCGCTCGACCACCTGCCCGGTGTGCAACCTCCACCTCAAGGACCTCACCGGGCGGGCCGCCGAACTGGCGGACGCCGGGGTGCGGCTCCTGGTCGTGGTGCCCGAGGGCCGGGCCGAAGCGGCGGCCTGGCAGGCCAAGCGCGCACTGCCGTTCCCGGTGGTCACCGGACGGCGCGGCAGCCCGCACGAGGCCGTCGGCCTGGTGCGGAAGGTGTTCGGCGCGCTGCAGCAGTCCGGCAGCCTGCTGATCGACCGCGACGGGGTCATCCGCCACGCCCACGCGGCGACCATGCCGGTCAACAGCTACGACCGGAAGGGGATCACCCAGGCCCTCAGCCGGCTGGGATGA
- a CDS encoding serine hydrolase gives MNPSRRALFGMAAAVGGALALPGTAAATPVPGAMLPGGRYDRYLRRLADADQFSGTVQVAYRDHPVLTRSYGMADKEQGIPNRTDTVYALASASKPFTGLAVVQLAEQDKLRFHDTLGMHLGGFAADVAGKVTVHHLLTHTSGLAHPGPAGPEHIFTSVEERTAYLARRTREMVLKDAPGTTKAYNSPAYDLLGELVATVSGKPFHTYVLDHIFTPAGMGRSAYHTRPEWLSDPRIAHPYALQADGSRVDCVRHLDKGAVLGGAPGSNSARGFIGSGGGNGFSTAPDLLSFARALREGKLLGRAYHELYVNGKISAAPMGPVDPLRGESFHAYGPVAGLYRKQRVLGHGGGIAGGSTNWSIYLDRDWTGVVLCNYDLDVEAIIAEEREAVLG, from the coding sequence ATGAACCCCTCACGACGTGCCCTCTTCGGCATGGCGGCCGCCGTCGGCGGCGCTCTCGCCCTGCCCGGTACCGCGGCGGCCACGCCCGTTCCCGGTGCCATGCTGCCCGGTGGCCGCTACGACCGCTACCTGCGCCGGCTCGCCGACGCCGACCAGTTCTCCGGCACCGTCCAGGTCGCCTACCGGGACCACCCGGTGCTCACGCGCTCCTACGGCATGGCCGATAAGGAGCAGGGCATTCCGAATCGGACGGACACCGTGTACGCGCTGGCGTCGGCCTCGAAACCGTTCACCGGACTGGCCGTGGTGCAACTGGCCGAACAGGACAAGCTGCGCTTCCACGACACGCTGGGCATGCACCTCGGCGGGTTCGCCGCCGACGTGGCCGGGAAGGTCACCGTCCACCACCTGCTCACGCACACCTCCGGCCTGGCCCACCCCGGCCCCGCCGGGCCCGAGCACATCTTCACCAGCGTCGAGGAACGCACCGCGTACCTGGCGCGGCGCACGCGCGAGATGGTGCTCAAGGACGCGCCCGGCACCACGAAGGCCTACAACAGCCCGGCCTACGACCTCCTCGGCGAGCTCGTCGCCACGGTGTCCGGGAAACCGTTCCACACCTACGTTCTCGACCACATCTTCACCCCGGCGGGGATGGGCCGTTCCGCCTACCACACCCGGCCCGAATGGCTCAGCGATCCGCGCATCGCCCACCCCTACGCGCTCCAGGCCGACGGGTCGCGTGTGGACTGTGTGCGCCACCTCGACAAGGGCGCGGTGCTCGGCGGCGCCCCCGGTTCGAACTCGGCTCGCGGGTTCATCGGATCGGGCGGTGGCAACGGTTTCTCCACCGCACCCGACCTGCTTTCGTTCGCCCGCGCGCTGCGCGAGGGCAAGCTGCTCGGCCGCGCGTACCACGAGCTGTACGTCAACGGGAAGATCAGCGCTGCGCCGATGGGACCAGTGGATCCGTTGCGGGGCGAGAGTTTCCACGCTTACGGCCCGGTCGCGGGGTTGTACCGCAAGCAACGCGTGCTCGGGCACGGCGGCGGGATCGCGGGTGGCAGCACGAACTGGTCGATCTACCTCGACCGCGACTGGACCGGTGTGGTGCTGTGCAACTACGACCTCGACGTCGAGGCGATCATCGCCGAGGAGCGCGAGGCCGTGCTCGGGTAG
- a CDS encoding HAMP domain-containing sensor histidine kinase — protein sequence MRARLLVALLVFALVAVAGFAVPLLSATAEQRTQQLVISRNADVDRFVLLAQQAVESGDTAMLRTEAEAYRTLYNEPVLVVDAHRRPLVESPDLGLDQPPVRELVEATLRNQATPAPETLSPWSADPVMFARPVGPSTRVAGVVLLRASVDIAAADVGRRWLLTGLGAVAAALAFAALAWLFARWVLKPLRQLEDGVLAVTGGRRAQVPARTGPKELRVLAGEFNQMSDAVLESAEQQRRMVADASHQLRNPMAALRLRVDSLAPRVDEQGQRAYHATVTEVERLESLLDGLLALAVAESTATRAAAAGSPEHADLGNVVAERVDTWRPSADQSDVDIKVGVLPPVLLRCPESDLAQILDVLLDNAIGHGGPEVALSASVHDDRAVLLVRDNGPGLSEEERAKATERFWRRGGDGAPRGTGLGLAIAERLTSAHGGVLSLHATDPHGLTVRVEFPVVTP from the coding sequence GTGCGTGCCCGCCTGCTCGTCGCGCTGCTGGTGTTCGCGCTGGTCGCGGTCGCCGGCTTCGCCGTGCCCCTGCTGTCGGCGACCGCCGAGCAGCGCACGCAGCAGCTGGTGATCAGCCGCAACGCCGACGTCGACCGCTTCGTTCTGCTCGCGCAACAGGCCGTCGAATCCGGCGACACGGCCATGCTGCGCACCGAAGCCGAAGCGTATAGGACGTTATACAACGAACCGGTGCTGGTGGTCGACGCGCACCGGCGGCCGCTGGTGGAGAGCCCGGACCTGGGCCTCGACCAGCCGCCGGTGCGCGAGCTGGTCGAAGCCACCCTGCGGAACCAGGCCACCCCGGCACCGGAGACGCTGAGCCCGTGGTCGGCCGATCCGGTGATGTTCGCGCGGCCGGTCGGCCCGAGCACGCGGGTGGCCGGGGTAGTGCTGCTGCGGGCGTCGGTGGACATCGCCGCGGCCGACGTCGGCCGGCGGTGGCTGCTGACCGGGCTCGGCGCGGTCGCCGCCGCACTCGCCTTCGCGGCGCTCGCCTGGCTGTTCGCCCGGTGGGTGCTCAAACCGTTGCGGCAGCTGGAGGACGGGGTGCTGGCGGTGACCGGTGGGCGGCGCGCCCAGGTCCCGGCCCGCACCGGGCCGAAGGAACTGCGGGTGCTGGCCGGGGAGTTCAACCAGATGTCCGACGCCGTGCTCGAATCCGCCGAGCAGCAACGGCGGATGGTCGCCGACGCCTCGCACCAGCTGCGGAACCCGATGGCGGCGCTGCGCCTGCGGGTGGATTCACTGGCACCGCGGGTCGACGAGCAGGGGCAGCGCGCGTACCACGCCACGGTGACCGAAGTGGAGCGACTGGAGTCCTTGTTGGACGGTCTGCTCGCGCTGGCCGTCGCCGAAAGCACGGCGACGAGGGCGGCGGCCGCGGGTTCGCCGGAGCACGCCGATCTGGGGAACGTGGTCGCCGAACGGGTGGACACCTGGCGGCCGTCGGCCGATCAGTCCGATGTGGACATCAAGGTGGGTGTGCTGCCGCCGGTGTTGTTGCGCTGTCCCGAATCGGATCTGGCGCAGATCCTGGACGTGCTGCTGGACAACGCTATCGGCCACGGTGGTCCCGAAGTGGCGCTGAGCGCGTCGGTGCACGATGACCGCGCGGTACTCCTGGTGCGCGACAACGGTCCCGGACTGTCCGAAGAGGAGCGGGCGAAGGCCACCGAACGCTTCTGGCGCCGCGGCGGCGACGGCGCCCCGCGTGGAACGGGCCTCGGCCTCGCCATAGCGGAACGGCTCACCTCCGCGCACGGGGGCGTCTTGAGCCTGCACGCCACCGACCCGCACGGCCTGACGGTACGAGTGGAGTTTCCGGTGGTGACCCCATGA
- a CDS encoding TAXI family TRAP transporter solute-binding subunit, with the protein MRRHDLPLAGGSPIGRRSVLLGGVALLAAGCATGGYRGPERKVTIAAGERGGFYLAFAQLLAAEITKAEPDLHCEAVVTEASVANVTQLREGTVDLGLVLADVAQSAVLGQEPFTAPVPLHALGRVYENYLQVVVRADGPVRDLAGLAGRPVAIGSRFSGAAFLAQRLLTVSGIEVQPSTLLLDDALAALRERRVDALVWSGGVPTPAIAELDRETPIRLLALDRALPVLRSVHGPVYEQVRVPASAYEGVGDVPTIGTANLLACSPALPDDVAAAVVRVLVNHAADLVPAEAVGAQFLDVRTLIGTGEVPLHPGAVRTYRELHG; encoded by the coding sequence ATGAGGCGCCACGACCTGCCGCTCGCCGGGGGTAGCCCCATCGGGCGCCGCAGCGTGCTGCTCGGCGGGGTGGCCCTGCTCGCCGCCGGGTGTGCGACCGGCGGGTACCGCGGCCCCGAGCGCAAGGTGACCATCGCCGCCGGGGAGCGTGGTGGCTTCTACCTCGCCTTCGCGCAGTTGCTCGCCGCCGAGATCACCAAGGCCGAACCCGACCTGCACTGTGAAGCGGTGGTGACCGAAGCCAGCGTCGCCAACGTGACCCAGCTTCGCGAGGGCACCGTCGACCTGGGCCTCGTGCTGGCCGACGTGGCGCAGTCCGCGGTGCTCGGGCAGGAGCCCTTCACCGCCCCCGTGCCGCTGCACGCGCTCGGCCGGGTCTACGAGAACTACCTCCAGGTCGTCGTCCGCGCCGACGGCCCGGTCCGCGACCTGGCCGGACTCGCCGGGCGCCCGGTGGCCATCGGCTCGCGGTTTTCCGGCGCCGCCTTCCTCGCACAGCGCCTGCTCACCGTGTCCGGCATCGAGGTCCAGCCGAGCACGCTCCTGCTCGACGACGCGCTCGCCGCGCTGCGCGAGCGCCGGGTCGACGCCCTGGTCTGGTCCGGCGGCGTGCCGACCCCCGCGATCGCCGAACTCGACCGCGAAACCCCGATCCGGCTGCTGGCCCTCGACCGCGCGCTGCCGGTGCTGCGCTCGGTGCACGGCCCGGTCTACGAACAGGTGCGCGTCCCGGCCAGTGCCTACGAGGGCGTCGGCGACGTGCCCACCATCGGCACCGCGAACCTGCTCGCCTGCTCCCCCGCGCTGCCCGACGACGTGGCCGCCGCCGTGGTGCGCGTGCTGGTCAACCACGCCGCCGACCTGGTGCCCGCCGAAGCCGTCGGCGCGCAGTTCCTCGACGTCCGCACGCTGATCGGCACCGGCGAGGTCCCGCTGCACCCCGGTGCCGTGCGGACCTACCGCGAACTGCACGGCTGA
- the fabG gene encoding beta-ketoacyl-ACP reductase — MGRSVLVTGGNRGIGLAIARDLAAQGHKVAVTHRGSGAPDGLFGVRADVTDTEQVDAAFKEVEEHQGPVEVLVSNAGMTDDTLLMRMSEEQFTRVVDANLTGAYRVAKRASRAMLKARWGRFVFISSVVGLTGSAGQVNYAASKAGLVGLSRSLARELGSRNITANVIAPGFVTTDMTDELPEDRRKEILATIPSGRYAEPAEIAAAVRFLASDEAGYVNGAVLPVDGGLGMGH, encoded by the coding sequence GTGGGACGGTCCGTTCTGGTCACCGGGGGTAATCGCGGCATCGGCCTGGCGATCGCGCGCGATCTCGCGGCGCAGGGGCACAAGGTCGCGGTGACCCACCGCGGCTCGGGAGCTCCCGACGGCCTGTTCGGCGTGCGCGCCGACGTCACCGACACCGAGCAGGTCGACGCGGCGTTCAAGGAGGTCGAGGAGCACCAGGGCCCGGTCGAGGTGCTGGTGTCGAACGCGGGCATGACCGACGACACGCTGCTCATGCGGATGAGCGAGGAGCAGTTCACCCGGGTGGTCGACGCGAACCTGACCGGCGCGTACCGCGTCGCGAAGCGCGCCAGCCGCGCCATGCTGAAGGCGCGCTGGGGCCGGTTCGTGTTCATCTCCTCGGTGGTGGGGCTGACCGGTTCGGCCGGTCAGGTGAACTACGCGGCGAGCAAGGCGGGGCTGGTCGGCCTGTCCCGGTCGCTGGCCAGGGAGCTGGGTTCGCGCAACATCACCGCCAACGTGATCGCGCCGGGCTTCGTCACCACGGACATGACCGACGAACTGCCCGAGGACCGCCGCAAGGAGATCCTCGCCACGATCCCCTCCGGCCGCTACGCCGAGCCTGCTGAAATCGCCGCGGCGGTGCGCTTCCTCGCGTCCGACGAAGCGGGGTACGTCAACGGTGCGGTGCTGCCCGTCGACGGCGGCCTCGGCATGGGCCACTGA
- a CDS encoding tRNA (cytidine(34)-2'-O)-methyltransferase translates to MFRILFYRPEIPPNTGNAIRLAANTGCELHLVEPLGFNFEESHLRRAGLDYHDLAVVRVHPDLDAAWAALLPAKVYAFTTAGSRLHTQVDFAAGDVLMFGPESAGLPPEVRDAPEITDRVRLPMRPANRSLNLSNSAAIAVYEAWRQHDFAGS, encoded by the coding sequence GTGTTCCGCATTCTGTTCTACCGGCCGGAGATCCCGCCCAACACCGGCAACGCCATCCGGCTGGCGGCGAACACCGGGTGCGAGCTGCACCTGGTGGAGCCGCTCGGGTTCAACTTCGAGGAAAGCCACCTGCGCCGCGCCGGGCTGGACTACCACGATCTGGCGGTGGTCCGGGTGCACCCCGATCTCGACGCGGCGTGGGCGGCGCTGCTGCCCGCGAAGGTGTACGCCTTCACCACCGCGGGCAGCAGGCTCCACACCCAGGTCGACTTCGCCGCCGGTGACGTGCTGATGTTCGGGCCGGAGTCGGCCGGGCTGCCGCCGGAGGTGCGGGACGCGCCGGAGATCACCGACCGCGTCCGCCTGCCGATGCGACCGGCGAACCGGTCGCTCAACCTGTCCAACAGCGCGGCCATCGCCGTCTACGAAGCCTGGCGCCAGCACGACTTCGCCGGTTCCTAG
- a CDS encoding TetR/AcrR family transcriptional regulator — protein sequence MARPREFDERAAVDRAMHAFWRGGYEGTSTQQLCEATGLGRSSIYNTFSSKRALFVRALQHYCDTATQHQIDFLEQPGSPREKLRTLLLSTVEDEFTSDNHGCLAVNTVAELGGKDAEISAQLAKDNERYVAAIHAVVTEGQRAGEIGPDHDPAVLARFVHSQIGAIRLSARSGTDRPTLERVAELALSTL from the coding sequence ATGGCCCGCCCCCGAGAATTCGACGAGCGCGCCGCCGTCGACCGCGCGATGCACGCGTTCTGGCGAGGCGGCTACGAAGGCACGTCGACCCAGCAGCTGTGCGAGGCCACCGGCCTCGGGCGCAGCAGCATCTACAACACCTTCAGCAGCAAGCGCGCGCTGTTCGTCCGGGCGCTGCAGCACTACTGCGACACCGCGACCCAGCACCAGATCGACTTCCTCGAGCAGCCGGGCTCGCCGCGCGAGAAGCTGCGCACCCTGCTGCTGTCCACCGTCGAGGACGAGTTCACCAGCGACAACCACGGCTGCCTCGCGGTGAACACGGTCGCCGAACTCGGCGGCAAGGACGCGGAGATTAGCGCGCAGCTGGCAAAGGACAACGAACGCTACGTCGCCGCGATCCACGCCGTGGTGACCGAAGGCCAGCGCGCCGGCGAGATCGGCCCGGACCACGACCCGGCCGTGCTCGCCCGTTTCGTGCACAGCCAGATCGGCGCGATCCGGCTGAGCGCGCGCAGCGGTACCGATCGCCCCACTCTCGAACGCGTCGCCGAACTGGCGCTCAGCACGCTCTGA
- a CDS encoding nuclear transport factor 2 family protein: MNTREVLAELDRRMADYDPARIAGLFADTVDWDIPGDTAAVPWIGKRTTRAEVREFFADLDRYLERDVYEVERTFVDGQEAVRTGHLRSRIRANDHWIETRFAIELTVVDGRITRYHLHEDSWHVADAART; encoded by the coding sequence ATGAACACGCGTGAGGTGCTGGCGGAACTGGACCGCCGGATGGCCGACTACGACCCGGCCCGGATCGCCGGACTGTTCGCGGACACCGTGGACTGGGACATCCCCGGCGACACCGCGGCCGTGCCGTGGATCGGCAAGCGCACCACGCGCGCCGAGGTCCGCGAGTTCTTCGCCGACCTGGACCGCTACCTGGAGCGGGACGTGTACGAAGTGGAGCGGACCTTTGTGGACGGTCAGGAAGCGGTGCGCACCGGGCACCTGCGTTCCCGCATCCGGGCGAACGACCACTGGATCGAGACCCGGTTCGCCATCGAACTGACCGTGGTGGACGGCCGGATCACCCGGTACCACCTGCACGAGGACAGCTGGCACGTCGCCGACGCCGCCCGCACCTGA
- a CDS encoding ferrochelatase, whose protein sequence is MGYDALLWLSFGGPEGPDEVMPFLENVTRGRGVPRERLEEVAEHYQHFGGVSPINRLNRDAIAAVEKELAAQGVGLPVYFGNRNWRPMVEDTLARMRADGVQRALVFPTSAYGGYSACRQYDEDIERARAAVGEDAPELTKLRQFFDHPLFIGAFADAVRTAIAGLDDPAGARIVFVAHSVPVSADKAAGPPEEGGHRYSRQIAEAARLVAAEVGVATYDVVWQSRSGPPQVPWLEPDIVDHIDALHAEGVPSVVVCPVGFVSDHLEVIWDLDNEAAERAQELGMGFARAATPGTDPRFAELVVELVREHVATAPARKLSEFPSAGCTVNGAPCAIACCEPAKRPARQG, encoded by the coding sequence GTGGGTTACGACGCGCTGTTGTGGTTGTCCTTCGGTGGTCCGGAAGGGCCGGACGAGGTCATGCCGTTCCTGGAGAACGTGACGCGTGGCCGGGGTGTGCCGCGCGAGCGGCTCGAAGAGGTCGCCGAGCACTACCAGCACTTCGGCGGGGTGTCGCCGATCAACCGGCTCAACCGCGACGCGATCGCCGCGGTGGAGAAGGAACTCGCGGCCCAGGGCGTCGGCCTGCCGGTGTACTTCGGCAACCGCAACTGGCGGCCGATGGTGGAGGACACGCTGGCGCGGATGCGGGCCGACGGCGTGCAGCGCGCCTTGGTGTTCCCGACCAGCGCCTACGGTGGTTACTCCGCGTGCCGCCAGTACGACGAGGACATCGAGCGCGCGCGGGCCGCGGTCGGCGAGGACGCGCCGGAACTGACCAAGCTGCGCCAGTTCTTCGACCACCCGCTGTTCATCGGCGCCTTCGCCGACGCCGTGCGCACCGCCATCGCCGGACTCGACGACCCGGCGGGCGCGCGGATCGTGTTCGTGGCGCATTCGGTCCCGGTCAGCGCGGACAAGGCGGCCGGGCCGCCGGAAGAGGGCGGGCACCGGTACTCGCGCCAGATCGCCGAAGCGGCGCGCCTGGTGGCGGCCGAGGTGGGCGTGGCGACCTACGACGTGGTGTGGCAGTCGCGGTCCGGCCCGCCGCAGGTGCCGTGGCTGGAGCCGGACATCGTCGACCACATCGACGCGCTGCACGCCGAGGGCGTGCCCTCGGTGGTCGTCTGCCCGGTGGGCTTTGTCTCCGACCACCTCGAAGTGATCTGGGACCTGGACAACGAAGCCGCCGAACGCGCGCAGGAGCTCGGCATGGGCTTCGCCCGCGCGGCCACGCCCGGCACCGATCCGCGGTTCGCCGAGCTGGTGGTGGAACTGGTCCGCGAGCACGTCGCCACCGCACCGGCGCGCAAGCTGTCGGAGTTCCCGTCGGCGGGCTGCACGGTCAACGGCGCGCCCTGCGCGATCGCCTGCTGCGAACCGGCGAAGCGCCCGGCTCGACAGGGCTGA